The proteins below come from a single Triticum aestivum cultivar Chinese Spring chromosome 5D, IWGSC CS RefSeq v2.1, whole genome shotgun sequence genomic window:
- the LOC123121910 gene encoding PRELI domain containing protein 3A produces the protein MLAVAVLDPFPPHRSISIALSSSTSPASLLLGSRRSTATATAMVVSYTQEHVYLHPWHRVTAAAWRKFTDPAALSHILDVQTLSRDVDPRAGRLHAVRAIAGRPPPLPLLLRGLAATAGAGDVVLCVERTSVDAAARAMRVVSRNATFRRLVDVEERCSYAPHPERPDEWTVFTQETSIRCAPLAAVSATVAEMVERRCAESFAQNAARGQEVVERICDGLALAGRVPGPSPADGEEP, from the coding sequence ATGCTTGCTGTAGCTGTCCTAGATCCCTTCCCTCCCCATCGGTCCATCTCCATCGCTCTCTCCTCTTCTACCTCGCCGGCCAGCCTTCTCCTTGGATCTCGTCGCAGCACGGCAACGGCAACGGCAATGGTGGTCTCGTACACGCAGGAGCACGTGTACCTCCACCCCTGGCACCGGGTCACCGCGGCGGCGTGGCGCAAGTTCACCGACCCGGCGGCGCTCTCCCACATCCTGGACGTGCAGACGCTGTCCCGGGACGTCGACCCGCGCGCCGGCCGGCTCCACGCCGTGCGGGCCATCGCGGGCCGGCCCCCGCCGCTCCCGCTCCTCCTCCGCGGcctcgcggccaccgccggcgccggcGACGTGGTGCTCTGCGTGGAGCGCACCTCCGTGGACGCGGCCGCGCGCGCCATGCGGGTGGTCTCCCGCAACGCCACGTTCCGGCGGCTGGTGGACGTGGAGGAGCGGTGCAGCTACGCGCCCCACCCGGAGCGGCCGGACGAGTGGACGGTGTTCACGCAGGAGACGAGCATCCGGTGCGCGCCGCTGGCGGCCGTGTCGGCCACGGTGGCCGAGATGGTGGAGCGGCGGTGCGCCGAGAGCTTCGCGCAGAACGCCGCCAGGGGGCAGGAGGTCGTCGAGAGGATCTGCGACGGCCTCGCGCTCGCCGGCCGCGTGCCAGGACCCTCCCCTGCCGACGGAGAAGAACCGTAG